From Halobacillus sp. Marseille-Q1614, the proteins below share one genomic window:
- the gcvPA gene encoding aminomethyl-transferring glycine dehydrogenase subunit GcvPA: protein MEFRYLPMTEKDKKEMLETINVSSTDELFADIPENIRYQGELNIKPPKNEYALTKELTELAGQNVNTKSHTSFLGAGVYDHYIPSIVDHVISRSEFYTAYTPYQPEISQGELQAIFEFQTMICELTGMDVANSSMYDGGTALAEAVNLSAGQTKKKKVLVSKAIHPESLAVIHSYVKGPNLEVVEIDHKDGMTDLDHLERELDEETASVVVQYPNFFGQVEPLDQVKKLVDSQKKAMLIASSNPLALGYLTPPGEFGADIVVGDTQVFGIPAQYGGPHCGYFATTKKLMRKVPGRLVGQTNDEEGRRGFVLTLQAREQHIRRDKATSNICSNQALNALASSVALSSLGKQGLKRMSWMNIQKAAYMKKQLESAGFATAFKGAFFNELVVNVKHDVSQVNEKLLEKGVIGGYDLNRDFTELQGHMLVAVTEVRTKKEIDHFVKEMGDICG, encoded by the coding sequence ATGGAATTTCGCTATTTACCGATGACTGAAAAAGATAAAAAAGAAATGCTGGAAACAATCAACGTATCTTCCACAGATGAATTATTTGCAGATATCCCGGAAAACATTCGTTATCAGGGTGAACTGAACATTAAGCCGCCTAAAAATGAATACGCCCTGACGAAAGAGTTAACCGAGCTGGCCGGTCAAAATGTCAACACAAAAAGCCATACCAGCTTTCTAGGGGCCGGGGTTTATGATCACTATATTCCTTCTATTGTAGACCATGTCATTTCGAGGTCGGAATTTTATACGGCTTACACTCCGTATCAGCCGGAAATCTCTCAAGGAGAGCTGCAGGCGATCTTTGAATTCCAAACAATGATTTGCGAATTAACAGGTATGGATGTCGCTAACTCGTCAATGTATGACGGAGGAACTGCTCTTGCCGAAGCTGTAAACCTTTCAGCAGGACAGACGAAGAAGAAAAAAGTGCTCGTTTCAAAAGCGATTCACCCTGAGTCCCTGGCTGTCATTCACTCTTACGTGAAGGGGCCTAATCTTGAAGTTGTTGAAATCGATCACAAAGATGGTATGACAGATTTAGATCATCTGGAAAGAGAGCTCGATGAAGAAACGGCGAGCGTAGTTGTGCAATATCCTAATTTCTTCGGTCAGGTGGAGCCGCTTGATCAAGTGAAAAAGCTCGTGGACAGCCAGAAAAAAGCGATGCTGATTGCTTCAAGCAACCCATTAGCTCTTGGTTATTTAACACCTCCAGGCGAATTTGGCGCGGATATCGTCGTTGGTGACACACAGGTGTTTGGAATTCCTGCCCAATACGGAGGACCTCACTGCGGCTATTTCGCGACAACGAAGAAACTGATGAGAAAAGTACCCGGCCGTTTAGTCGGACAGACAAATGATGAAGAAGGCCGCCGCGGTTTTGTATTGACACTTCAGGCGCGAGAGCAGCATATCCGCCGGGATAAAGCGACGTCTAATATTTGTTCAAACCAGGCGTTAAACGCTCTAGCCTCTTCAGTTGCACTATCTTCTCTAGGGAAGCAGGGTTTAAAACGAATGTCCTGGATGAATATTCAGAAAGCTGCCTATATGAAAAAACAGCTTGAATCAGCCGGTTTTGCAACAGCTTTTAAAGGGGCGTTCTTTAATGAACTCGTTGTCAACGTTAAGCATGACGTCAGCCAGGTGAATGAGAAGCTTCTTGAAAAAGGAGTCATCGGCGGTTATGACTTAAACCGAGACTTCACAGAATTACAGGGACATATGCTCGTTGCGGTCACGGAAGTACGTACAAAAAAAGAGATTGATCATTTCGTAAAAGAAATGGGGGATATTTGTGGCTAA
- the gcvT gene encoding glycine cleavage system aminomethyltransferase GcvT, which produces MADLKRTPLFDEYQKQGAKTIDFGGWDLPVQFSSIKKEHEATRKKAGLFDVSHMGEVLVEGEGSLAFLQKMLTNDISKLEKGKAQYTIMCYEDGGTVDDLIVYMLDENNYLLVVNAANREKDVDWLKSHQEEKVTITDVSDDYVQLALQGPHAEKTLQQLTNEDLSSIKFFRFLQDVSFKGVKDKAIVSRTGYTGEDGFEIYLPSASGPDLWQAILEAGAEYGVQPVGLGARDTLRFEANLALYGQELSAEISPLEAGLGFAVKLKKEEDFIGKEALKKQKEEGLSRKLVGIEMIDKGIPRTGYQVFDGDKEVGFVTTGTQSPTLGKNVGLALLNTKYTEAGTEVEVQVRKRKLRAKVVPTPFYKR; this is translated from the coding sequence ATGGCTGACTTAAAACGTACCCCTCTCTTTGATGAATATCAAAAACAAGGGGCCAAAACCATTGATTTTGGCGGATGGGACCTGCCTGTTCAATTCTCAAGTATAAAGAAAGAACATGAAGCTACACGGAAAAAGGCGGGCCTCTTTGATGTATCTCATATGGGTGAAGTACTGGTAGAAGGAGAAGGAAGTCTTGCTTTCCTTCAAAAGATGTTAACGAATGATATTTCAAAACTAGAAAAAGGAAAAGCCCAGTACACAATTATGTGCTATGAGGACGGCGGCACAGTTGATGATTTAATTGTTTACATGCTTGATGAAAACAATTATTTACTAGTAGTGAACGCAGCCAACCGTGAGAAAGATGTGGATTGGCTTAAGTCTCATCAAGAGGAAAAAGTAACGATTACAGATGTATCGGATGACTATGTCCAATTGGCTCTTCAAGGTCCGCATGCAGAAAAAACTCTTCAGCAGCTGACCAATGAAGATCTTTCTTCTATTAAATTCTTTCGCTTTCTGCAGGATGTTTCGTTTAAAGGAGTCAAAGACAAAGCGATTGTTTCCCGCACCGGCTATACGGGTGAGGACGGCTTTGAAATTTACCTTCCGAGTGCTTCAGGACCGGATCTATGGCAAGCCATTCTTGAGGCAGGAGCTGAATATGGAGTCCAGCCCGTCGGACTTGGAGCAAGGGACACACTAAGGTTTGAAGCCAATCTGGCTCTCTATGGCCAGGAGCTCAGCGCGGAAATTTCGCCGCTCGAAGCGGGTCTTGGATTTGCTGTTAAGCTTAAGAAAGAAGAAGATTTTATTGGCAAGGAAGCTTTGAAAAAGCAGAAAGAAGAAGGGTTATCGCGTAAGCTTGTCGGTATTGAAATGATAGATAAAGGAATTCCGCGCACAGGCTACCAGGTTTTTGACGGGGATAAAGAGGTTGGTTTTGTGACTACAGGGACTCAATCGCCGACACTTGGTAAAAATGTCGGATTAGCCCTGCTTAATACAAAATATACAGAAGCCGGCACAGAGGTTGAAGTACAAGTTCGAAAGCGCAAATTACGTGCAAAAGTAGTGCCGACTCCATTTTACAAAAGGTAG
- a CDS encoding DEAD/DEAH box helicase produces MIDIHYDEPFIKELNTRLDQSDSLCSWEEFKLAYKSLKLQAIPSFDGLLSIEQLPHINFLEHQVKACETVVHEMNGRAILADEVGLGKTLEAGLILKEYMIRGMAKKVLILTPASLVNQWIQELSEKFYIQAAAPRKKHADWKNWDVTVTSIDMAKRENHREEILEIDYDLIIIDEAHKLKNHQTKNYQFVKQLKKTYCLLLTATPIQNHLSDLFNLVSILKPGYLGDLTSFKKKYKNVQLDEQDTQQHIHSLLSKLMIRNLRKDTGLDSSKRKVKNISLAFNEEEQQFYNDLEEIRTSYPSFTWLTLAKELCSSREACYMSLKSMNDKQPSELLTQLMERLGTLPHPTKAEKMADLIEQSGEKFIVFTEYRASQFYLQWFLQQRGISSVPFSGKFNKSKRDWMKQLFKTRAQVMVATEAGAEGINLQFCHNMINYDLPWNPMRLEQRIGRIHRFGQESDVNIYNFSIKNTLEDHIMTLLYEKIQLFQNAVGDLDAILEKIPGGSFERHVQTILQESESQGEIDIKMKNLVSYVEYSANERKESS; encoded by the coding sequence ATGATTGATATACATTATGATGAGCCATTTATTAAAGAATTAAACACACGTTTGGATCAATCAGATTCCTTATGTTCCTGGGAAGAATTTAAGCTGGCTTATAAAAGCTTGAAGCTGCAGGCCATTCCTTCATTTGACGGGCTGCTTTCTATTGAACAGCTTCCCCATATAAATTTTCTTGAGCATCAGGTGAAAGCTTGTGAAACGGTCGTTCATGAAATGAATGGACGGGCAATCCTGGCTGATGAAGTAGGACTGGGAAAAACGCTTGAAGCCGGGTTAATTTTAAAAGAATATATGATCCGCGGCATGGCGAAAAAAGTTCTAATCTTAACACCCGCTTCTCTCGTCAATCAGTGGATCCAGGAATTAAGCGAAAAGTTCTATATACAAGCTGCTGCTCCAAGAAAAAAACATGCCGATTGGAAAAACTGGGACGTGACGGTCACCTCCATTGATATGGCAAAAAGAGAAAACCACCGTGAAGAAATTTTAGAAATTGATTATGACCTGATTATTATCGATGAAGCTCATAAGCTGAAAAACCATCAAACGAAAAATTACCAGTTTGTTAAGCAGCTGAAAAAGACATACTGCCTTCTCTTAACAGCTACGCCGATCCAAAACCATCTGAGCGATCTGTTTAACTTAGTGTCGATTTTAAAACCGGGGTATCTAGGAGATTTAACTTCCTTTAAGAAGAAATATAAAAATGTACAGCTGGACGAACAAGACACACAGCAGCACATTCATTCCTTGCTAAGCAAGCTGATGATCCGAAATTTAAGAAAAGATACCGGCCTTGACTCCTCTAAAAGGAAAGTTAAAAACATCAGCCTGGCTTTCAATGAAGAGGAACAGCAGTTTTATAATGATTTAGAAGAAATTCGGACCTCTTATCCATCTTTCACCTGGCTGACGCTCGCTAAAGAGCTTTGTTCTTCCAGAGAGGCCTGCTACATGTCGCTAAAATCCATGAATGATAAGCAGCCTTCAGAATTACTTACTCAGTTAATGGAAAGACTGGGGACTCTGCCTCATCCTACTAAAGCAGAGAAAATGGCCGATCTAATCGAACAATCCGGGGAAAAGTTCATCGTTTTTACAGAGTACCGGGCCAGCCAGTTTTACCTGCAGTGGTTTCTGCAGCAGCGCGGCATCTCTTCAGTTCCATTCAGCGGAAAGTTCAACAAAAGTAAGCGTGACTGGATGAAACAGCTGTTTAAAACAAGAGCTCAGGTCATGGTAGCTACTGAAGCGGGAGCTGAAGGAATTAACCTGCAGTTTTGTCACAACATGATTAATTATGACCTGCCTTGGAACCCTATGAGATTAGAACAGCGAATCGGGCGGATTCACCGATTCGGTCAGGAATCTGATGTTAACATTTATAATTTTTCGATTAAAAACACGCTCGAAGACCACATTATGACACTGCTCTATGAAAAGATTCAGCTGTTCCAAAATGCGGTCGGCGACCTTGATGCCATTTTGGAAAAAATACCTGGCGGAAGCTTTGAACGTCACGTGCAGACGATTCTTCAGGAATCCGAATCCCAGGGAGAAATCGATATTAAGATGAAAAACTTAGTAAGCTATGTTGAATACTCCGCAAACGAAAGGAAGGAATCAAGTTGA
- a CDS encoding YqzE family protein, whose translation MKKSEYAQFLTEEMIRHMHMTKEEKMEKKQAKPSKRSTSYWFGLLPFALKMIRRKNKK comes from the coding sequence ATGAAGAAAAGCGAGTATGCACAGTTTCTCACTGAAGAAATGATCAGGCATATGCACATGACCAAGGAAGAGAAAATGGAGAAAAAGCAAGCTAAGCCTTCAAAACGAAGTACATCTTACTGGTTCGGACTTTTGCCTTTTGCCTTAAAAATGATAAGACGAAAAAACAAAAAGTAG
- a CDS encoding shikimate kinase, giving the protein MIYLIGYMGSGKSTVASLLSKKLNYEYIEMDQEIERKEGMEIPQIFKNYGEDYFRNAETDLLKSIRGKVIVSTGGGVILSKENRDWLIDQTVIFLDASFDTIDERLKEDTTRPLWSGQKEENKQRYQDRLPLYQSAATHTIKVDKKEPEEIAEEILSCLNI; this is encoded by the coding sequence ATGATTTATCTTATCGGTTATATGGGAAGCGGGAAGTCTACCGTTGCCTCTCTGCTGAGTAAGAAATTAAATTATGAATACATAGAGATGGATCAGGAAATTGAGCGGAAGGAAGGTATGGAGATTCCACAAATTTTTAAAAATTACGGGGAGGACTACTTTCGAAATGCCGAGACGGATTTGCTTAAGTCGATAAGAGGCAAAGTGATTGTTTCAACTGGAGGCGGGGTGATTCTTTCGAAAGAGAATCGTGATTGGCTGATAGATCAAACGGTCATTTTCCTTGATGCTTCTTTTGATACGATTGATGAGCGGCTTAAAGAGGATACCACTCGTCCGCTTTGGTCCGGGCAGAAAGAGGAAAATAAGCAGCGCTATCAGGATCGCCTTCCACTCTATCAGTCGGCGGCTACGCACACTATAAAGGTGGATAAAAAAGAACCAGAAGAAATTGCTGAAGAAATACTCTCCTGTCTAAACATCTAG
- a CDS encoding YqhG family protein, with translation MTSNPHYEFTKEFFSINGCTLEERNGKFLKVQLTQEMDEALMNRPFYWHYIKKMNRAGDPMSLSFKDISLGDEEDGVFLHAGTPKLHQIYDFALSKGKFTRLYESIAHQSTHLPLQPWMFVNLQLTFRGKQTRNEILSLGLNLINGMVLSNAMEKIKDLPLTPKVSDFTFPMTPLIRLESGYNRLIQYAEDYITQMSSTWAVESEEQLNTEKGLLDDFYTRDDMEEETYMKEAEQLEVRYKPRITLTTANGGLFYLSLYTGQKVAQ, from the coding sequence TTGACGTCTAACCCGCATTATGAATTTACGAAAGAATTCTTTTCGATAAATGGCTGTACGTTGGAAGAGAGAAACGGCAAGTTTTTAAAAGTCCAGCTTACCCAGGAGATGGATGAAGCTCTAATGAACCGTCCCTTTTACTGGCATTATATTAAGAAGATGAACAGGGCGGGTGATCCGATGAGCTTGTCATTTAAAGATATCAGCTTAGGCGATGAGGAAGATGGTGTGTTCCTCCATGCCGGGACACCGAAACTTCACCAGATATACGATTTTGCCCTTAGTAAAGGAAAGTTCACCCGGCTGTATGAATCGATCGCTCACCAGTCGACCCACCTTCCGCTGCAGCCCTGGATGTTTGTCAATTTACAGCTTACCTTTAGAGGGAAACAGACGCGGAATGAAATCCTGTCTCTAGGACTCAATTTAATAAACGGGATGGTATTATCAAACGCCATGGAAAAAATAAAAGACCTCCCGCTAACACCGAAGGTCTCTGACTTCACGTTTCCTATGACGCCTCTGATTCGTTTAGAAAGCGGCTATAACCGGCTTATCCAGTATGCGGAAGACTATATTACTCAAATGAGCAGCACTTGGGCGGTAGAATCAGAAGAACAGCTGAACACAGAAAAGGGACTGCTGGATGACTTTTATACAAGAGATGATATGGAAGAGGAAACCTATATGAAAGAAGCTGAACAGCTTGAGGTCCGCTATAAGCCGAGAATCACTCTTACAACAGCTAATGGCGGCTTGTTCTATCTTTCTCTTTATACAGGACAAAAAGTAGCCCAATAA